A portion of the Adhaeribacter radiodurans genome contains these proteins:
- a CDS encoding glycoside hydrolase 5 family protein: MEKLDNLILPKEKTSLAEKPQTLPWIQVAPNAPYFITEYGANWTPIGQNDAITWPEFAGLFRRKNIAAVENHLAYLAESEVTCLRFMLEYAQTENRYLERPAGKFQPNMIKLWDDLFALCGKYGLRILLTPYDTFWMWIRWKHHPYNKANGGPCARRSQWLLCPNTLQAIKNRLTFATERWGSSGALFAWDLWNEIHPAHAENNTEGFSHFVSEISTHLREMEMRLYGRTHLQTVSLFGPVLYEHPAVADVIFRHPQLDFATTHFYDAKTINHPKDTVESAICTGALVREALEHLQQPKPFFDSEHGPIHAFKDLHRTLPAQFDDEYFRHIQWAHLASGAAGGGMRWPNRHPHTLTPGMRIAQQNVTGFLTYINWSELNRKNLNGEIQISSPAFKGFACGDDQQAIVWLLRKDKFSKLNKLKILDRSAKPLPVTIIIPGLATGKFRIYFWDTEKGKQITEMVLEKKQEELTVSIPPIVADIALAIIKIPD; this comes from the coding sequence ATGGAGAAACTAGACAATCTGATTCTTCCAAAAGAAAAAACAAGCCTAGCAGAAAAACCACAGACCTTACCTTGGATTCAGGTTGCGCCTAATGCTCCTTACTTTATAACAGAATATGGAGCTAATTGGACGCCTATAGGTCAAAACGATGCTATTACCTGGCCGGAATTTGCTGGTTTATTTCGCCGGAAAAACATAGCCGCCGTTGAAAATCATTTAGCTTACCTGGCCGAAAGCGAGGTTACTTGCTTACGATTTATGCTGGAATATGCGCAAACTGAAAACCGGTATTTAGAAAGACCAGCCGGTAAGTTTCAACCCAACATGATAAAACTTTGGGACGATTTATTTGCCCTTTGCGGGAAATACGGGCTTCGCATATTACTGACTCCTTACGATACTTTCTGGATGTGGATTCGCTGGAAACATCATCCGTATAACAAAGCGAACGGCGGCCCTTGTGCCCGTAGGTCGCAATGGTTGTTGTGCCCCAATACTTTACAGGCTATTAAAAACCGGCTAACTTTTGCTACCGAACGTTGGGGCAGCAGTGGTGCTTTGTTTGCCTGGGATTTATGGAACGAAATTCATCCGGCCCACGCTGAAAACAACACCGAAGGATTTTCTCATTTTGTAAGCGAAATAAGTACCCATTTACGGGAAATGGAAATGCGCCTGTACGGACGTACCCACTTGCAAACAGTTTCGTTGTTTGGACCGGTTTTATACGAGCACCCCGCCGTGGCGGATGTTATTTTCCGGCATCCACAACTCGACTTTGCTACTACCCATTTTTACGACGCTAAAACTATTAACCATCCTAAAGATACTGTTGAATCGGCCATTTGTACCGGGGCTCTGGTACGGGAAGCATTGGAGCATTTACAGCAGCCAAAGCCATTTTTCGATAGCGAACACGGACCCATTCACGCTTTCAAAGATTTACACCGTACTTTACCAGCCCAGTTTGACGACGAGTATTTCCGGCACATTCAATGGGCGCACTTAGCTTCAGGAGCGGCAGGTGGAGGGATGCGCTGGCCTAATCGTCATCCCCACACGCTTACTCCAGGTATGCGAATAGCTCAGCAAAATGTAACGGGTTTCCTTACCTACATAAATTGGAGCGAGCTTAATAGAAAAAACCTGAACGGAGAAATACAAATTTCTTCTCCTGCTTTTAAAGGTTTTGCTTGTGGCGATGATCAGCAAGCAATTGTTTGGTTACTTAGAAAAGACAAATTTAGTAAACTGAATAAATTAAAAATCTTAGACAGATCTGCGAAACCTTTACCGGTAACGATAATTATTCCAGGGTTAGCAACCGGAAAGTTCCGGATATATTTCTGGGATACAGAAAAAGGAAAGCAGATAACTGAAATGGTGTTAGAGAAAAAACAAGAAGAATTAACCGTTTCCATACCACCCATTGTAGCTGATATAGCATTGGCTATTATTAAAATACCAGATTAA
- a CDS encoding alpha-ketoacid dehydrogenase subunit alpha/beta, with amino-acid sequence MQTVALVQKQALSREEILRDYRLAYESRQASLTGRKEVFMGKAKFGIFGDGKEVAQLAMAKYFRKGDFRSGYYRDQTFMFAIGELTLQQYFAQLYAHADVEAEPATAGRCMNSHFSTRSLDEDGNWKNLMEIKNSSADMSPTAAQMPRLLGLAYASKLYRQNSDLHEFTNFSVHGNEVAFGTIGNASTAEGLFFETFNAAGVLQVPMLVSVWDDGYGISVPNEYQITKGNISKVLSGFQRESPNEPGYEIFTAKGWDYQGLCNLYAHAVELCREQHVPVLIHVEEMTQPQGHSTSGSHERYKSKDRLAWEEEHDCLKYMREWILANEYATTDMLDHLEAESRESVRKARLAAWNEYIGGVKADHNEALTLLERVALETDNSNANHISSIAEELRKNNLPNRYDAIRAVKKALRYLRSEKSQYKKNIISWLERVIGENADRYNSYLISQSEDSPLLVGEVKPVYDENSPMVDAREVLRACFAAALAREPRLFAIGEDVGKIGDVNQGMAGLQEKFGELRVTDTGIRESTIIGQGTGAALRGLRPIAEIQYLDYLIYALQTLSDDLASLHYRTKGGQKAPVIIRTRGHRLEGVWHSGSPMAMILGSLRGIHLLVPRNMTQAAGFYNTLLKSDDPAIVVECLNGYRLKERLPSNIGEITVPLGIPEILREGEHVTIVTYGSMCRVVMEAAQQLAEFNISVEVIDVQTLLPFDLPRMILESVKKTNRLIFADEDVPGGATGFMLQQVIDGQGAYQWLDSPPRCISAQDHRPSYSSDGDYFSKPNVEDIFDAVYEMMHDVDPDAYPTIY; translated from the coding sequence CCTGGTACAAAAGCAAGCTCTCAGCCGAGAGGAAATTCTTCGCGATTACCGTTTGGCTTACGAAAGCCGGCAGGCAAGTCTCACCGGTCGGAAAGAAGTTTTTATGGGAAAAGCGAAATTCGGCATTTTTGGTGATGGCAAAGAAGTAGCGCAGTTGGCAATGGCGAAGTATTTTCGCAAGGGCGATTTCCGGTCGGGCTATTACCGGGATCAAACGTTTATGTTTGCTATTGGGGAGCTTACCTTACAACAATATTTTGCTCAATTATATGCCCACGCCGATGTAGAGGCAGAACCGGCCACGGCTGGCCGTTGCATGAACAGCCATTTCAGCACCCGTTCCCTGGACGAAGATGGTAACTGGAAAAACCTGATGGAAATAAAAAATTCCAGCGCTGACATGTCTCCAACTGCTGCTCAAATGCCCCGGTTATTAGGTTTAGCATATGCTTCAAAATTATACCGGCAAAACTCCGATTTACACGAGTTTACTAATTTTTCGGTACATGGCAACGAAGTAGCTTTTGGTACAATTGGTAATGCTTCCACTGCAGAAGGTTTGTTTTTCGAAACTTTTAATGCCGCGGGCGTATTGCAGGTTCCGATGTTGGTCTCTGTGTGGGATGATGGTTACGGAATATCGGTACCAAACGAATATCAGATTACTAAAGGGAATATATCTAAGGTTTTGTCCGGTTTTCAGCGGGAAAGCCCGAATGAGCCTGGATACGAAATATTTACCGCAAAGGGCTGGGATTACCAAGGCCTTTGTAACTTGTATGCGCACGCAGTGGAGCTTTGCCGGGAACAACATGTGCCCGTTCTAATTCACGTTGAGGAAATGACCCAACCCCAAGGCCACTCTACTTCTGGTTCGCACGAACGGTATAAGTCTAAAGACCGCCTGGCCTGGGAGGAAGAACACGATTGCCTAAAGTACATGCGCGAGTGGATCTTAGCCAACGAATATGCCACAACCGATATGCTGGACCATCTGGAGGCAGAAAGCCGGGAATCTGTTCGAAAAGCGCGTTTAGCTGCCTGGAATGAATATATTGGTGGCGTAAAAGCAGATCACAACGAGGCATTAACTTTATTAGAGCGGGTGGCTTTAGAAACAGATAATTCTAACGCCAATCATATTTCCAGTATTGCCGAAGAACTTCGGAAAAATAACCTACCCAACCGGTACGATGCCATTCGGGCCGTTAAAAAAGCTCTCCGTTATTTACGCTCGGAAAAATCCCAATACAAAAAAAATATTATAAGTTGGCTGGAACGCGTAATCGGAGAAAATGCCGATCGCTATAATTCTTACTTAATCAGCCAGTCAGAAGATTCGCCTTTGCTGGTGGGCGAAGTAAAACCGGTTTATGACGAGAACAGCCCCATGGTAGATGCCCGGGAAGTATTACGGGCTTGCTTTGCGGCGGCTCTGGCCCGTGAACCTCGTTTATTTGCCATTGGCGAAGACGTAGGCAAAATTGGGGATGTGAACCAGGGTATGGCCGGTTTACAGGAAAAATTTGGGGAGTTGCGGGTAACCGATACCGGTATTCGCGAAAGTACTATTATTGGCCAAGGTACGGGCGCTGCTTTACGCGGATTACGCCCTATTGCCGAGATTCAGTATTTAGATTATTTAATCTACGCCCTTCAAACTTTATCCGACGACTTAGCCTCTCTGCATTACCGGACTAAAGGTGGCCAAAAAGCACCGGTAATTATCCGTACCCGGGGCCATCGGTTAGAAGGGGTTTGGCATTCAGGATCGCCAATGGCTATGATTTTGGGTTCTTTGCGGGGTATTCACCTATTGGTGCCTCGTAATATGACCCAAGCTGCCGGCTTTTATAATACTTTGTTAAAATCAGATGATCCGGCTATTGTAGTAGAATGTTTAAACGGGTATCGTTTAAAAGAACGACTGCCGAGTAATATAGGGGAGATCACGGTACCATTGGGTATACCGGAAATTTTACGCGAGGGTGAACATGTTACTATTGTTACTTATGGTTCTATGTGCCGGGTAGTAATGGAAGCGGCGCAGCAGCTAGCCGAATTTAATATTTCGGTGGAGGTAATAGATGTACAAACATTATTGCCTTTTGATCTTCCGCGTATGATACTGGAATCGGTGAAGAAAACGAACCGGCTTATATTTGCCGATGAAGATGTGCCGGGAGGAGCCACCGGATTTATGTTGCAGCAGGTAATTGACGGACAAGGAGCCTACCAATGGTTAGATTCACCGCCGCGGTGTATTTCTGCTCAGGACCATCGACCATCTTATTCCTCAGATGGTGATTATTTTTCTAAACCTAATGTAGAAGATATTTTTGATGCCGTGTACGAAATGATGCACGACGTTGATCCGGACGCTTATCCAACAATATACTAG